From a region of the Chrysemys picta bellii isolate R12L10 chromosome 7, ASM1138683v2, whole genome shotgun sequence genome:
- the LOC101934175 gene encoding Bardet-Biedl syndrome 1 protein homolog, with protein sequence MLKFGPDAWVRTLSPGKRISHDLQAGEWGGRFPKAWKALSSRAPVLRGRGDTVGQSRLCHYPTIPFSVSPTPRFLAQDVPEMENFVNLHKGQPIKRQTVITCMSTLKKNMADEDAVSCLVIGMESADVLILDPEAFTILAKMTLPSVPAFLDVMGQFDVEYRVNVACRDGSIYILRR encoded by the exons ATGCTGAAATTcggcccggatgcctgggtccgcACCCTGAGTCCAGGGAAAAGGATCAGCCATGACCTCCAG gctggggagtgggggggacgtTTTCCCAAAGCTTGGAAGGCTCTCAGCAGCAGAGCTCCTGTTCTAAGGGGTAGGGGGGACACTGTGGGCCAGAGCAGGCTGTGTCACTATCCCACAATCCCCTtctctgtctcccccacccccaggttccTGGCCCAAGAtgttccagagatggagaatttTGTGAACCTACATAAGGGACAACCGATCAAGCGCCAG ACTGTCATCACCTGCATGAGCACGCTGAAGAAGAACATGGCGGATGAGGACGCGGTCAGCTGCCTGGTGATTGGGATGGAGAGCGCCGATGTCCTCATCCTGGACCCTGAGGCCTTCACTATCCTGGCCAAG ATGACGTTGCCGAGCGTGCCAGCCTTCCTGGACGTGATGGGGCAGTTTGATGTGGAGTACCGGGTCAACGTGGCCTGCCGGGACGGAAGCATCTACATCCTGCGCAGGTGA
- the LOC135972577 gene encoding cathepsin W-like encodes MGPGVLSPCLLLLWAWALPAGSVLPPELSKAEVTRMFKDFMIQFNRTYRSPAEQRRRFGIFTRSLLAARRLQETELGTGQYGVTRFSDWTDEEFRGMFRSPPPHTMHQAPQLPRKELPPSCDWRKAGAVTAVKDQGKKCRSCWAFAAVANIESLWNIHFHQPRNLSVQEVLDCSWCGAGCEGGYAWDAFTTVLHKRGLTSEDAYPYTGRQETCHNLNEPAAYIQGFQTLPGDEEEIAAHVASTGPITVTLNSAVMKHYKKGISQPLVKSCSPDHVDHVGLLVGYGHVKERRYWVIKNSWGEDWGEKGYYRLYRGRNACGITTFPVTATVHRVGAPRHKVHCPC; translated from the exons ATGGGGCCTGGAGTCCTGAGTCCCTGTCTCCTCCTGCTGTGGGCCTGGGCCctcccagctggctctgtccTGCCCCCTGAACTCAGCAAG GCTGAAGTGACTCGAATGTTCAAGGATTTTATGATTCAGTTCAACAGAACCTACAGGAGCCCCGCAG AGCAACGCAGACGCTTCGGGATCTTCACGCGGAGCCTGCTCGCGGCGCGGCGGCTGCAGGAGACGGAGCTGGGCACGGGGCAGTACGGGGTGACCCGCTTCAGCGACTGGACAG aTGAGGAGTTCCGGGGGATGTTccggagccccccgccccacaccatGCACCAGGCCCCCCAGCTCCCGAGGAAGGAGCTGCCCCCATCCTGTGATTGGAGGAAGGCGGGGGCCGTGACCGCCGTGAAGGACCAG GGCAAAAAGTGCCGCTCCTGCTGGGCCTTCGCTGCTGTTGCCAACATCGAGTCCCTCTGGAACATCCACTTCCACCAGCCCCGGAACCTCTCGGTGCAAG AGGTGTTGGACTGCAGCTGGTGCGGAGCGGGGTGTGAAGGGGGCTACGCATGGGACGCCTTCACTACGGTGCTACACAAGC GTGGTCTGACCAGCGAGGATGCCTATCCCTACACAGGGAGACAGGAGACATGCCACAACCTCAATGAGCCGGCTGCCTATATCCAGGGCTTCCAGACACTACCTGGAGATGAAgagg AAATAGCTGCACATGTCGCAAGCACAGGCCCAATCACAGTTACCCTGAACTCAGCTGTCATGAAG CATTATAAAAAGGGCATCTCCCAGCCCTTGGTGAAGAGCTGCAGTCCAGACCATGTGGATCATGTTGGCCTGCTGGTTGGCTATGGGCATG TGAAGGAAAGGCGGTACTGGGTCATCAAGAACTCCTGGGGGGAAGACTGGGGAGAGAAG GGCTATTACCGTCTCTATCGTGGCAGGAACGCCTGCGGCATCACCACATTCCCTGTAACAGCCACAGTCCACCGCGTTGGGGCTCCGAGACATAAAGTCCACTGCCCGTGCTga